DNA from Thioalbus denitrificans:
ATCGAGGTCCCCGGGGTCGGCGATCGGCCGCCGCGCAGGCTGAGCCGCCAGACCCTGGCCGAGGTGGTGGAGCCCCGCTACGAGGAGCTCTTCCAGCTGGTGCAGGACGAGCTGAGGCGCAGCGGGTTCGAGGACATCGTCGCCGCCGGCATCGTGCTCACCGGCGGCAGCGCCAAGATGGAAGGGGTCATCGAACTGGCGGAAGAAGTGTTTCACATGCCGGTGCGGCTGGGCCTGCCCCAGCACGTCACCGGCCTGGTGGACGTGGTGCGCAACCCCATCTACGCCACCGGCGTGGGGCTGCTGATCCACGGCCACCGGCAGCAGATGCAGAGACTCCCGGAGATGAAGATGGGCGGGGGCATGCGAGGGATCTGGGAACGGATGAAAGGCTGGTTCCAGGGTAATTTCTGAACCGATGGTGGCGACTGCCCGCCGCTGCGGCGGTGGTGCTCGAAGCGCTCCCGGGGCGCGACGACAAGCGGAGACAGGAGGCGATAACAATGGTCTTTGAACTGATGGATACCTACCCGCAGAATGCGGTCATCAAGGTGATCGGCGTGGGGGGCGGCGGCGGCAACGCGGTCCAGCACATGGTCCAGGCGAACATCGAGGGCGTGGATTTCATTTGCGCCAACACCGACGCCCAGGCGCTGAAGAACGCCGCGGCGCGCACGGTGCTGCAGCTGGGTGGCAACATCACCAAGGGGCTCGGCGCCGGCGCCAACCCGTCGGTGGGCAAGCAGGCGGCCATCGAGGACCGTGAGCGCATCGCCGAGGTGCTGGAGGGGGCCGACATGGTCTTCATCACCGCCGGCATGGGCGGCGGCACCGGTACCGGCGGTGCGCCGGTGGTGGCGGAGGTGGCCAAGGAGATGGGCGCCCTGACGGTGGCGGTGGTCACCAAGCCGTTCCCGTTCGAGGGCAAGCGGCGCCTGCTGGTGGCCGAGGAGGGCATCCGCGAGCTGACCGGGCACGTGGACTCGCTCATCACCATCCCCAACGAGAAACTGCTGAGCGTGCTGGGCAAGAACATCTCGCTGCTGGACGCCTTCAAGGCGGCCAACGACGTGCTGCTCGGCGCGGTGCAGGGCATCGCCGAGCTCATCACCCGGCCCGGGCTCATCAACGTGGACTTCGCCGACGTGCGCACGGTGATGTCGGAAATGGGCATGGCGATGATGGGCACCGGCGCGGCCACCGGCGAGGAGCGTGCGCGCCGCGCCGCCGAGGCGGCCATCTCCAGCCCGCTGCTGGAAGATGTCAACCTGGCCGGTGCCCGCGGCATCCTGGTCAACATCACCGCCGGCCTGGACATGTCCATCGGCGAATTCGACGAGGTGGGCAGCACGGTCAAGGAGTTCGCCTCCGAGGACGCCACGGTGGTGGTGGGCACGGTCATCGACCCGGACATGACCGACGAGCTGCGGGTGACGGTGGTGGCCACCGGCCTGGGGACCCGGGCCGCGGAGATCCAGAAACCGGTACGTCCGGTGGCGGTGGCGAAGAAGGCCGACGGCAGCACCAACTTCGACGAGCTGGAGCGTCCGGCGGTGATGCGCAAGAAGGCCGTGGGCCAGCAGTTCGGCGCCGAGCCGGAGGGCGGGAACATGGATTACCTGGATATTCCCGCCTTCCTGCGCCGGCAGGCCGACTGACCGGAGGCGGAGGCAGCGCGCCGCGGCAGGTGCGTTGCCGGATGGGTGCGGCCGGGCGGAAGGAAGGTTGCCCGCCCGGGCGGAATGGCGGCGGGGGGTGGCGCCGGTTGTGTGAACCGGTGCACAGGTTGTGTGCGGCTGCACAACCTGTGCTACTATGTCCACCAATTTTTTGGTGTTGCCGCACGGCGACAGGCAATCTGGGGCGCGCATGATCAGACAGCGGACTCTCAAGAACGTGATCCGGGCGACGGGCGTTGGCCTGCATACCGGAGACAAGGTCTACATGACCCTGCGGCCGGCGCCGGCGAACACCGGCATCGTCTTCCGCCGGGTGGACCTGGCCGAGCCGGTGGAAGTGCCGGCGCGGCCGGAGTTCGTGGGTGACACGACCCTGTCCACCACCCTGGTGCGGGACGGGGTGCGCATCGCCACCGTGGAACACCTCCTCTCGGCCTTCGCCGGCCTGGGAATCGACAACGCCTACGTGGACCTGAGCGCGCCGGAAGTGCCGATCATGGACGGCAGCGCAGGGCCCTTCGTCTTCCTCATCCAGTCCGCCGGGGTGGAGGAGCAGACCGCGGCCAAGCGCTTCATCCGCATCAAGCGGGTGGTGCAGGTGGAGGACGGCGACAAGTGGGCCCGCTTCGAGCCCTTCGACGGCTTCAAGGTGGACTTCGCCATCGAATTCGATCACCCGCTGTTCAAGCGGGCGGCCAAGCGCGCCGAGGTGGACTTTTCCACCACCTCGTTCGTGCGCGAGGTGAGCCGCGCGCGCACCTTCGGCTTCATGCGTGATATCGAGATGCTGC
Protein-coding regions in this window:
- the ftsZ gene encoding cell division protein FtsZ, translated to MVFELMDTYPQNAVIKVIGVGGGGGNAVQHMVQANIEGVDFICANTDAQALKNAAARTVLQLGGNITKGLGAGANPSVGKQAAIEDRERIAEVLEGADMVFITAGMGGGTGTGGAPVVAEVAKEMGALTVAVVTKPFPFEGKRRLLVAEEGIRELTGHVDSLITIPNEKLLSVLGKNISLLDAFKAANDVLLGAVQGIAELITRPGLINVDFADVRTVMSEMGMAMMGTGAATGEERARRAAEAAISSPLLEDVNLAGARGILVNITAGLDMSIGEFDEVGSTVKEFASEDATVVVGTVIDPDMTDELRVTVVATGLGTRAAEIQKPVRPVAVAKKADGSTNFDELERPAVMRKKAVGQQFGAEPEGGNMDYLDIPAFLRRQAD
- the lpxC gene encoding UDP-3-O-acyl-N-acetylglucosamine deacetylase, with amino-acid sequence MIRQRTLKNVIRATGVGLHTGDKVYMTLRPAPANTGIVFRRVDLAEPVEVPARPEFVGDTTLSTTLVRDGVRIATVEHLLSAFAGLGIDNAYVDLSAPEVPIMDGSAGPFVFLIQSAGVEEQTAAKRFIRIKRVVQVEDGDKWARFEPFDGFKVDFAIEFDHPLFKRAAKRAEVDFSTTSFVREVSRARTFGFMRDIEMLRERNLALGGSLDNAIVVDEYRVLNEDGLRYEDEFVKHKILDAIGDLYLLGRSLVGAFRGHKSGHALNNRLLQELLADVDAWEEVTFEDPAEAPISFMQPAFGGS